The following coding sequences are from one Candidatus Nezhaarchaeales archaeon window:
- a CDS encoding dihydropteroate synthase-like protein — protein MRVLLITGMLAENIVRTYAMESGVEFSVKALPIPVAALMSPAYIARELEKEKPLGFDLVLTPGLIEGDVSIVEKAIGIPTFKGPRYAADLPLVLKALDRVKLSKEVPACKVIETEARSLMLKELKALDLYEKSLKPEEGCLMIGNGEARVVVGRGLRVKVVAEILNAPVLSNAELKRKAVQYASEGADIIDLGMLAENPKPMEVKRLISTVKHAVKLPVSIDTLNPDEIDEALKHGVDMVISLERSNIQKLKGLNEEVAFVVIPADNTEGFYPKDVDTRVKMLEDNIALAKRMGITRLLGDLILDPINSPSLTESLIAYYEFSKRNPQIPLLMGIGNVTELIDADSIGVNALMIGIAQELGVALVLTTEGSVKTRNAVREASIATRMMALAAKRGSPPKDLELSLLALKEKRFKEVPYEASVEVEAKVVKAVKTPKERVKADAKGYFKIAIDRVNGEIAVIHYPLGSPKPDLVVKGREANSLYKTLVKLQLVSELSHAAYLGLELAKAELALLTGRSYVQDAPLADVAPAYR, from the coding sequence GTGAGGGTTCTACTTATAACCGGGATGCTGGCGGAGAATATAGTTCGTACGTACGCTATGGAGAGCGGTGTTGAATTTAGTGTTAAGGCTCTACCAATACCAGTAGCCGCCCTAATGAGCCCGGCCTACATAGCCCGTGAACTTGAAAAGGAGAAGCCTTTAGGCTTCGACCTAGTGTTAACACCGGGCCTCATTGAAGGGGACGTTTCAATCGTTGAGAAAGCCATTGGCATACCTACCTTTAAAGGCCCTAGGTATGCGGCAGACCTACCATTAGTATTGAAGGCTTTAGATAGAGTAAAACTTTCTAAGGAAGTACCAGCCTGCAAGGTGATAGAAACCGAAGCGCGTAGCTTAATGCTTAAAGAGCTTAAAGCTTTAGACCTGTACGAGAAGTCTTTAAAGCCTGAAGAAGGCTGCCTAATGATAGGTAATGGCGAAGCAAGAGTAGTTGTTGGTAGAGGTTTAAGGGTTAAAGTGGTAGCTGAAATACTAAACGCGCCCGTCCTCTCCAACGCCGAGTTAAAGCGTAAAGCGGTTCAATACGCATCGGAAGGAGCCGATATAATAGACCTAGGTATGCTAGCTGAGAACCCTAAGCCCATGGAGGTTAAGCGCTTAATAAGCACCGTTAAACACGCCGTTAAGCTTCCGGTTAGTATAGATACCTTAAACCCCGATGAAATAGATGAAGCATTAAAGCACGGCGTGGACATGGTTATAAGCCTCGAGCGAAGCAATATTCAGAAGCTTAAAGGCTTAAACGAGGAGGTAGCCTTCGTTGTAATACCGGCCGACAATACGGAGGGCTTTTATCCTAAGGACGTTGATACGCGGGTTAAAATGCTTGAGGATAACATAGCCCTAGCCAAACGTATGGGGATAACCAGGTTGCTGGGAGATTTAATCCTTGACCCTATAAACTCACCAAGCCTTACTGAGTCACTAATAGCCTACTACGAGTTCTCCAAGCGTAATCCCCAAATCCCGCTCCTAATGGGCATCGGTAACGTAACGGAGCTTATAGATGCTGATAGCATCGGCGTAAACGCATTAATGATCGGAATAGCTCAAGAATTAGGAGTAGCGCTAGTATTAACTACGGAGGGAAGCGTTAAAACCCGAAACGCGGTACGAGAAGCATCCATAGCGACTAGGATGATGGCTTTAGCCGCTAAACGCGGCTCTCCCCCCAAAGACCTCGAGTTAAGCCTCCTAGCCCTTAAGGAGAAGAGGTTTAAGGAGGTGCCCTACGAGGCCTCCGTGGAGGTTGAAGCTAAGGTCGTTAAAGCCGTTAAAACCCCCAAGGAGAGGGTAAAAGCGGATGCTAAGGGTTACTTTAAGATCGCCATAGACAGGGTTAACGGTGAAATAGCCGTTATACATTACCCATTAGGGAGCCCTAAGCCGGATTTAGTGGTAAAGGGCCGTGAAGCAAACTCCCTATATAAAACCCTAGTGAAGCTTCAATTAGTATCTGAGCTTTCACATGCCGCTTACTTAGGCCTTGAACTAGCTAAAGCCGAGCTAGCCCTCCTAACTGGTAGAAGCTACGTTCAGGACGCTCCGTTAGCCGATGTAGCACCGGCCTATCGGTAA
- a CDS encoding dihydromethanopterin reductase (acceptor), translated as MTINNIAWAITGAGHYLAETFNVMLNLVKKHNFKITVFLSAAGLEVVRMYGLLDKLKEVARGGYLSEIFTDDTQGSSYPKSARLARGVYKALVVSPATANTVAKIVNGITDNLVTNAVAHAQKSGTPVIVVPTDQDLGYIETSLPHMVDRDTCKGCKVCSAIEGCKYSAISMVEGKASIDLLKCTGCSLCLPCCPYGAITVGRVIKVKPRKIDLENVERLKRMEGTIVLRNPMEIEEALNSIVKRRA; from the coding sequence ATCACCATTAATAATATAGCTTGGGCGATTACGGGGGCTGGTCATTATTTAGCTGAAACCTTTAACGTGATGCTTAACCTCGTTAAGAAGCATAACTTTAAGATTACAGTATTCCTTTCGGCAGCCGGTTTAGAAGTTGTCAGGATGTACGGTCTACTCGATAAGCTTAAGGAGGTTGCTCGAGGAGGCTATTTAAGCGAAATATTCACTGATGATACTCAAGGATCCAGTTACCCTAAATCGGCGAGGCTTGCTAGAGGTGTATATAAAGCGCTCGTAGTTTCTCCGGCTACCGCTAACACGGTAGCTAAAATAGTAAACGGGATAACCGATAACCTCGTTACTAACGCGGTTGCCCACGCCCAAAAGAGCGGCACCCCCGTTATCGTAGTGCCTACGGATCAAGATCTTGGCTACATCGAAACCAGTCTACCCCACATGGTCGATAGAGATACCTGTAAAGGTTGTAAGGTCTGTAGCGCTATTGAGGGTTGTAAGTATTCCGCCATATCGATGGTGGAGGGTAAAGCGTCCATAGACCTGCTTAAGTGTACGGGTTGTAGCCTATGTTTGCCTTGCTGTCCCTACGGCGCAATTACCGTTGGCAGGGTGATAAAGGTGAAGCCAAGGAAGATTGACCTCGAAAATGTGGAGAGGTTGAAGAGGATGGAGGGGACCATAGTGTTGAGGAACCCTATGGAGATTGAGGAAGCTTTAAACTCCATAGTTAAACGGAGGGCTTAA
- a CDS encoding dihydroneopterin aldolase family protein, whose amino-acid sequence MDSSAEPDEAKRFFDKTITDRERAIFEAGVCLGAIYHQVVGLPISKDKRLLRAVESTIEKAFSLQPFKEKVSVKIRTRLIKGSKKHPYDYDTIKGHMLDIHVVSKYGGFRAIGRMRYIPRMKYTLAYVEKVESINKP is encoded by the coding sequence ATGGATTCATCGGCTGAGCCTGATGAAGCTAAGAGGTTTTTCGATAAAACCATAACTGATCGGGAGAGGGCGATTTTTGAGGCCGGGGTATGTCTCGGCGCTATCTATCACCAAGTCGTAGGGTTACCGATCTCCAAGGATAAGAGGTTGTTGAGGGCTGTGGAATCAACGATCGAGAAGGCCTTCTCCCTCCAACCTTTTAAGGAGAAGGTGAGCGTTAAGATAAGAACGCGGCTTATTAAAGGCTCAAAGAAGCATCCCTACGATTACGATACTATTAAGGGGCATATGCTTGATATACATGTCGTATCCAAATACGGCGGTTTTAGGGCGATAGGAAGGATGCGCTACATTCCAAGGATGAAGTATACGTTAGCCTACGTAGAGAAGGTGGAAAGCATCAATAAACCTTAG
- a CDS encoding 6-hydroxymethylpterin diphosphokinase MptE-like protein translates to MDFNEWLPFYEKIVKTFGYDVKKDEEAAHILSSLLRGERLGISTLKERLQGKAVVVLGAGPSLESNLHDLMLSGITDRVVLVAADGATRATLDRNLIPRVIVTDLDGGVNYVVKACRLGSIAVVHAHGDNIDLVKRYVPILKGHVIGSVQVKPPPNVYNFGGFTDGDRAVFIAETMGASIIILAGMDLGRVVGRYSKPWLKDHVEASQVKAKKLEVAKELLEWLSSRSKAKLFNITGTSHILGFKNIKASELLNNF, encoded by the coding sequence TTGGATTTTAACGAGTGGTTACCCTTCTACGAGAAGATAGTTAAGACCTTCGGCTACGACGTTAAAAAGGACGAGGAAGCAGCACACATCTTAAGCAGCCTTCTAAGGGGCGAGAGGCTAGGCATATCCACGCTTAAAGAGAGATTACAGGGTAAGGCAGTAGTTGTTTTAGGAGCTGGCCCCTCACTTGAATCAAACCTTCACGACCTAATGTTATCCGGGATTACCGATAGGGTGGTATTGGTAGCCGCGGATGGAGCTACTAGGGCTACATTAGATCGAAACCTGATTCCAAGGGTCATAGTAACAGACTTAGACGGCGGGGTCAATTACGTGGTTAAAGCCTGTAGGCTAGGCTCCATAGCTGTAGTACACGCCCACGGGGATAACATCGACCTGGTTAAGCGGTACGTACCTATTTTAAAGGGCCACGTGATTGGATCCGTTCAGGTTAAACCGCCACCCAACGTGTATAATTTTGGAGGCTTCACCGACGGGGATAGAGCCGTTTTCATAGCTGAAACAATGGGAGCCTCCATAATCATCCTTGCGGGAATGGACCTAGGACGCGTAGTAGGGAGGTACTCTAAACCGTGGTTAAAGGACCATGTTGAAGCTAGCCAGGTTAAAGCCAAAAAGCTGGAAGTAGCTAAAGAGCTTTTAGAATGGCTTTCATCAAGGTCTAAGGCGAAGCTCTTCAACATCACCGGTACAAGCCATATACTGGGCTTTAAAAACATTAAGGCCTCAGAACTCTTAAATAACTTCTAA
- the mptA gene encoding GTP cyclohydrolase MptA has product MSRDVHGERPTVQIPLEKVGLTGIKMPLSFTKFEGKDVVIVPSFDVYIDLPAERRGIDASRSYEVIAEVFNAFAKKVLKIEDICAAIAEELLKRHEYASRAEVKARAEAIFERRTPQTGMLTYEPYEVMAGATSKLLNSKIETRKMVGVKVIGITACPCVREALQEASVKEASESLNYVEDQARTLINRLPIATHMQRSEGEAMIEVPEGFNVDVTDLIRIVEKALSASTFELLKRKDEVALVLTAMSNPRFVEDSIRLMAKGVVDHFKHFPDDVKVRLSIRSRESVHKHDLVAVRNTSLGQLRREVLG; this is encoded by the coding sequence GTGTCTCGAGACGTACATGGAGAGAGGCCGACCGTACAGATCCCGTTGGAGAAAGTTGGGCTAACCGGGATTAAGATGCCTTTAAGCTTCACTAAGTTCGAAGGTAAAGACGTAGTAATAGTCCCCTCCTTCGACGTATACATAGACCTACCAGCTGAAAGGCGCGGCATAGATGCTTCGAGAAGCTACGAGGTAATAGCGGAGGTCTTTAACGCGTTCGCGAAGAAGGTTTTAAAGATCGAAGATATATGCGCGGCAATAGCGGAGGAACTATTAAAGAGGCATGAGTACGCTAGTAGAGCCGAGGTTAAAGCGAGAGCTGAAGCTATCTTCGAGCGTAGGACGCCGCAAACCGGAATGCTAACCTATGAACCCTATGAGGTAATGGCTGGAGCAACCTCAAAGCTCTTAAACTCAAAGATTGAAACGAGGAAAATGGTGGGGGTTAAGGTTATAGGAATAACCGCATGCCCATGTGTTAGAGAGGCCCTCCAAGAGGCCTCAGTAAAGGAAGCCTCTGAAAGCCTTAATTACGTCGAGGATCAGGCGCGAACCTTAATTAATAGGCTACCCATCGCAACCCATATGCAACGTAGTGAAGGGGAGGCTATGATTGAGGTGCCTGAAGGCTTCAACGTCGATGTTACCGACCTAATAAGAATAGTGGAGAAGGCTTTAAGCGCTTCAACCTTCGAACTCCTAAAAAGGAAGGACGAGGTAGCATTAGTCCTTACGGCCATGAGTAACCCGCGCTTCGTAGAGGACTCCATTAGGCTTATGGCTAAGGGGGTCGTAGACCACTTTAAGCACTTCCCCGACGATGTAAAGGTACGCCTATCGATAAGAAGTAGGGAAAGCGTACATAAACACGATTTAGTAGCCGTAAGAAATACGTCCTTAGGCCAGCTTAGAAGGGAGGTTCTAGGTTAA
- a CDS encoding DUF447 family protein, with the protein MRRRGLAKYGFIPGAVMEAVVSTCDEDGRPNAAPMGVTSGDLRTLIIRPYLNTTTYRNLKVSRCAVVNITLDPWLFYITALKEVNPEGVLPLKLFDKAEKVKAPRLKDAQGFIEVNVIDIKEVGKRGIVKCEVVYAKAKRMPARLYCRGAYAAIEAVIHATRVKEALAAGNVEEAMRLEGLIKYYRDLVRRVSRGTTYEAVIEGLLNLIKRWRG; encoded by the coding sequence ATGAGGAGAAGAGGTTTAGCTAAATACGGCTTTATACCCGGGGCCGTAATGGAGGCCGTGGTTTCAACTTGTGATGAGGACGGTAGGCCTAACGCCGCCCCTATGGGTGTTACGAGCGGGGATTTACGTACACTTATTATTAGGCCCTACCTTAATACGACCACCTATAGGAACTTGAAGGTTAGTAGGTGTGCTGTGGTAAATATAACGTTAGATCCGTGGCTCTTCTACATAACGGCTTTAAAGGAGGTAAACCCTGAGGGGGTTTTACCTTTAAAGCTCTTCGATAAAGCCGAGAAGGTTAAGGCGCCTAGGCTTAAGGATGCCCAAGGCTTCATAGAGGTAAACGTAATCGACATTAAGGAGGTAGGTAAACGCGGGATCGTAAAATGCGAAGTAGTATACGCTAAAGCTAAGAGGATGCCGGCTAGGTTGTACTGTCGTGGAGCCTATGCGGCTATAGAGGCCGTCATTCACGCTACGAGAGTTAAGGAGGCGTTAGCCGCGGGTAACGTGGAGGAGGCTATGAGGCTTGAGGGGCTCATTAAGTACTATCGAGACCTCGTTAGAAGGGTTTCGAGGGGGACTACCTATGAGGCCGTGATTGAAGGCCTACTTAACCTCATTAAACGCTGGAGGGGTTAA
- a CDS encoding amidohydrolase family protein — MGDRLALKGWRVVVGDGMEVLSEYYVVLKGTSITRICSSRPVNVGRVVKLDGCAIIPGLINAHVHLGDAGFKDVGIGLGLNELFKPYSGLKHKLLSSCSDGYLVEAMKKALLDMMKGGITLFADFREGGVGGVNLLLRALKDVRIKGLILGRVDYAFSLRRLRVNKGGYPSRALRVLKKLVKVAHGVAPSGANELTDDALKQYAEAAKGLLKAIHVSENPMGRALSVRRTGLTEVERVLRYFKPSFLVHLTYASDEELRMVYDHGVPVVCCPRANALLGLKLPPIPMLLKLGVCVALGTDNVMINPPNMFREMEFVLKAYSSLGFKLQPREVLKLATINGAKALGLGGETGSIDAGKRADLTVIDFSDENLSYSHDVVASIVNRAEAKNVKAVLVDGGVAYDRDSELEL, encoded by the coding sequence ATGGGTGATAGGCTAGCCCTTAAGGGGTGGAGGGTTGTCGTCGGAGACGGCATGGAGGTTCTAAGCGAGTATTACGTAGTTCTGAAAGGCACTAGTATAACGCGTATATGTAGTAGTAGACCGGTAAACGTGGGGAGGGTTGTAAAGCTCGACGGGTGCGCTATTATACCTGGGCTTATAAACGCGCACGTCCACCTTGGGGATGCGGGGTTTAAGGACGTAGGTATTGGGCTTGGTTTAAATGAACTCTTTAAACCATACAGCGGTTTAAAGCATAAACTGCTTTCATCTTGCTCCGATGGGTACCTCGTTGAGGCGATGAAGAAAGCGCTACTAGACATGATGAAGGGAGGGATCACCCTCTTCGCTGACTTTAGGGAGGGAGGGGTTGGGGGGGTGAACCTTCTGCTTCGGGCCTTGAAGGATGTAAGGATTAAAGGCTTAATCCTTGGAAGGGTCGATTACGCCTTTAGTTTAAGGAGGTTGAGGGTTAATAAGGGGGGCTACCCAAGCCGAGCTTTAAGGGTTTTGAAGAAGTTGGTTAAGGTAGCGCATGGAGTAGCTCCGAGCGGGGCTAACGAGTTAACTGATGACGCGCTTAAGCAGTACGCTGAAGCGGCTAAGGGCTTGTTAAAGGCGATTCATGTATCTGAAAACCCGATGGGGCGTGCGTTATCGGTTAGAAGGACTGGGTTAACTGAGGTGGAGCGGGTATTAAGGTACTTTAAGCCTAGCTTTTTAGTACATTTAACCTATGCCTCCGACGAGGAGCTAAGGATGGTTTATGACCACGGCGTACCCGTGGTTTGCTGTCCGAGGGCTAATGCTTTATTAGGGTTGAAGCTACCGCCGATACCGATGCTGCTTAAGCTAGGTGTATGCGTTGCGCTTGGAACCGATAACGTCATGATAAACCCCCCGAATATGTTTAGGGAGATGGAGTTCGTTCTTAAAGCTTATTCCTCCTTGGGCTTCAAGCTGCAGCCTCGCGAAGTTTTAAAGCTGGCAACGATAAATGGCGCTAAAGCCTTAGGCTTAGGAGGGGAAACTGGATCTATAGATGCTGGGAAGAGGGCTGATTTAACGGTGATAGATTTTAGCGATGAAAACTTAAGCTATTCCCATGACGTAGTCGCGTCAATAGTTAATAGGGCTGAGGCTAAAAACGTTAAAGCCGTACTGGTTGATGGGGGGGTTGCGTATGATCGAGATTCAGAGCTTGAACTCTGA
- a CDS encoding 2,5-diamino-6-(ribosylamino)-4(3H)-pyrimidinone 5'-phosphate reductase, with product MGGLRMIEIQSLNSEEYEDRPYVILSAAMTLDGKIATKTRDSKISCIEDLKRVHKLRASVDAIMVGIGTVLIDDPKLLVKYYEGRNPIRVVVDSKARIPLNAKVITEGGARTVVAVTDLAPISKVEELKRVGVEVVVAGSGEEVDLKLLMRKLRAMGVRTLMLEGGATLNWSMVKEGLIDEVRVAIAPVIVGGRDALSLVEGEGFNYVDEGLKLKLERVETCGEDLVLYYKVQRRQN from the coding sequence ATGGGGGGGTTGCGTATGATCGAGATTCAGAGCTTGAACTCTGAGGAGTATGAGGATAGACCCTACGTTATTTTAAGCGCTGCTATGACCCTAGACGGGAAGATAGCTACTAAAACGCGTGACTCGAAAATCTCATGCATCGAGGATTTAAAACGCGTCCATAAGTTAAGGGCTAGCGTGGACGCGATAATGGTGGGGATAGGTACCGTTCTCATCGATGACCCTAAGCTACTGGTTAAGTACTATGAAGGTAGAAACCCGATTAGGGTGGTCGTTGATAGTAAAGCTAGAATTCCGTTAAACGCTAAGGTGATAACGGAGGGAGGGGCGCGTACCGTGGTAGCCGTTACGGACTTAGCTCCGATAAGTAAGGTTGAAGAATTGAAGAGGGTGGGCGTGGAGGTGGTCGTAGCTGGATCCGGGGAGGAGGTTGACTTAAAGCTTTTAATGAGGAAACTGAGGGCTATGGGTGTTCGAACTTTAATGCTCGAAGGGGGGGCTACGCTTAACTGGAGCATGGTTAAGGAGGGGTTAATTGATGAAGTAAGGGTTGCTATCGCTCCTGTAATCGTTGGCGGGAGGGACGCGCTTTCCCTCGTTGAAGGTGAAGGGTTTAATTACGTGGATGAAGGTCTTAAGCTTAAACTTGAACGAGTTGAAACCTGCGGAGAGGATTTAGTATTATATTACAAGGTTCAACGTCGTCAGAATTAG
- the cofG gene encoding 7,8-didemethyl-8-hydroxy-5-deazariboflavin synthase CofG codes for MEGKVDRYTAQVLINAQAKEVLVLILLANLIRDRCKGPIVSFSKKVFIPLTNACRNRCAYCGFRRDFPEAKILRPKEVLTIAKDGKKQGCREALFTMGEKPEEAYWEARKALREIGYSSIVEYLRDACELVIRETGLLPHSNPGVLSRDEVRLLKEVNASLGLMLENSSVRLCGKGMPHELSPGKHPEARVRTIEAAGMERVAFTTGILIGIGETLEERVDSLLTIRSLHEKYGHIQEVIVQPFKAKPGTPMSNRPEPSIMDLAKTIAVARILLPIDVNVQTPPNLSLGYCKLLLKAGINDWGGISPVTKDFINPEYPWPSVSGLKRITEEAGLTLKERLPIYPDFIRKGYLPDSLRGIVAELVDKDGYVKE; via the coding sequence GTGGAGGGTAAGGTTGATCGTTACACGGCTCAAGTATTAATAAACGCCCAAGCGAAGGAGGTTTTAGTTTTAATCCTCCTAGCTAACCTTATAAGGGATAGGTGTAAAGGGCCTATTGTAAGCTTCTCTAAGAAGGTATTTATACCGTTAACTAACGCGTGCCGTAATAGATGTGCTTACTGCGGGTTTAGAAGGGATTTCCCTGAAGCTAAGATACTTAGGCCTAAAGAGGTTTTAACGATAGCTAAGGATGGGAAGAAGCAGGGCTGTAGAGAGGCACTCTTCACCATGGGGGAGAAGCCTGAGGAAGCATACTGGGAGGCTAGGAAAGCCCTACGTGAAATAGGTTATTCCAGCATCGTTGAATACCTACGTGACGCCTGCGAGCTCGTTATCAGGGAAACTGGCTTACTTCCACATAGTAACCCGGGCGTTCTAAGTAGGGATGAAGTACGCCTATTAAAGGAGGTAAATGCGAGCTTGGGCCTCATGCTTGAAAACTCGAGCGTAAGGTTATGCGGTAAAGGGATGCCCCATGAGCTTAGCCCAGGTAAACATCCTGAGGCTAGGGTTAGAACCATTGAGGCGGCGGGCATGGAACGCGTAGCCTTCACCACGGGGATACTGATAGGGATAGGGGAAACCTTAGAGGAGCGCGTAGACTCCCTCCTAACAATACGTAGCCTCCACGAGAAGTACGGCCATATACAGGAGGTTATCGTGCAACCGTTTAAAGCTAAACCCGGAACCCCTATGTCAAACCGCCCGGAGCCGAGCATAATGGATTTAGCGAAAACCATCGCGGTGGCGCGTATACTACTACCTATCGACGTAAACGTTCAAACCCCTCCAAATTTAAGCTTAGGCTACTGCAAACTACTGCTTAAAGCCGGGATCAACGATTGGGGCGGTATATCACCGGTAACCAAAGACTTCATAAACCCCGAGTATCCATGGCCTAGCGTAAGCGGGCTTAAAAGGATTACGGAGGAGGCGGGGTTAACCCTTAAGGAGAGGCTACCCATATACCCGGACTTTATTAGGAAGGGTTACCTCCCTGACTCTTTAAGGGGGATAGTAGCTGAGCTTGTTGATAAGGATGGCTACGTTAAGGAGTGA
- the cofH gene encoding 5-amino-6-(D-ribitylamino)uracil--L-tyrosine 4-hydroxyphenyl transferase CofH, giving the protein MLEGVLKDLDPIVTEALWKAIEGKELSVEDGYELFKVKGAELLALIVVADEVRRRTVGDVVTYVVNRNINFTNICTIRCSFCAFSRPMGDPEAYLLSVDEVAKRAEEALRMGATEVCIQGGIHPRIDANFYAAICREVKKRAPGIHIHAFSPMEVVYGAEKSGLSIEEHLKMLKEAGLDSLPGTAAEILDDDVRRDLCPLKIDVDTWVRVIKVAHRLGIPTTSTMMYGHIEGIKHRVNHLKLLRDIQKETMGFTEFVPLTFIHFNTPIYLKGKARAGATGIEDVKMYAVSRLMLNGYINNVQVSWVKLGVKFAQFCLNAGANDFGGTLMEENISRAAGATTGQYLPPEEIRRIIRDAGRIPAQRDTLYNIIRTW; this is encoded by the coding sequence TTGCTTGAAGGAGTATTAAAGGATTTAGATCCTATAGTTACTGAGGCGTTATGGAAGGCTATCGAGGGTAAGGAGTTAAGCGTAGAGGATGGGTATGAGCTCTTTAAGGTTAAAGGGGCGGAACTATTAGCCCTAATCGTCGTAGCCGACGAGGTAAGGCGTCGAACCGTTGGCGACGTAGTAACCTACGTAGTGAATAGGAACATAAACTTCACTAACATATGTACTATCCGTTGTAGTTTCTGCGCGTTTAGTAGGCCTATGGGCGATCCTGAAGCTTATTTATTAAGCGTTGATGAGGTAGCTAAAAGAGCTGAAGAGGCCTTAAGGATGGGTGCTACCGAGGTATGTATACAGGGCGGGATCCATCCGCGTATCGATGCCAATTTCTACGCGGCGATATGCCGTGAGGTGAAGAAGAGGGCGCCGGGCATTCATATACATGCCTTTTCACCTATGGAGGTAGTTTACGGGGCTGAGAAAAGCGGTTTAAGCATTGAGGAGCATTTAAAAATGCTTAAAGAAGCTGGGCTGGATAGCCTACCTGGAACTGCCGCTGAGATACTTGACGACGATGTTAGAAGGGATCTATGCCCCCTGAAGATAGACGTCGATACTTGGGTTAGGGTGATTAAAGTCGCTCATAGGCTTGGTATACCGACCACCTCCACGATGATGTATGGACATATTGAGGGGATTAAACATCGGGTAAACCACCTAAAGCTGCTTAGGGACATCCAGAAAGAGACCATGGGTTTCACGGAGTTCGTCCCCCTTACCTTCATACACTTTAACACGCCGATCTACCTAAAGGGTAAGGCGCGCGCCGGAGCTACCGGTATTGAGGACGTTAAGATGTACGCGGTTTCAAGGTTGATGCTGAACGGCTACATTAACAACGTACAGGTTTCATGGGTAAAGCTAGGCGTGAAGTTCGCTCAGTTCTGTTTAAACGCTGGAGCGAACGACTTCGGAGGGACGCTTATGGAGGAAAACATTAGTAGAGCCGCTGGAGCTACAACAGGGCAGTACTTACCGCCTGAGGAAATTAGGAGGATTATTAGGGATGCCGGCAGGATCCCTGCGCAGCGTGACACCCTTTACAATATTATAAGGACGTGGTAA
- a CDS encoding TIGR00289 family protein yields the protein MRERLEQLKYAALFTGGKDSTRAIHWALDAGLNVKYLVTMIPERIDSWMFHASTLNVTDLAAEALGIPLVKGKTKGVKEEEVEDLKNVLAKLDVDGVISGSVASVYQKSRLERICRELGLRLLTPLWGYDQEKLVEEVLRLGYDVLIVAVSALGLDGRWLGRRLDQQAFTELKKLHEKYGVSLTFEGGEGETLVLDCPIYRKRLEILEYDTVWDGRAGYLIVRKARLVAKGSLYWRETGGKVMEGLS from the coding sequence GTGCGTGAAAGATTGGAACAGTTAAAGTACGCAGCCCTATTTACGGGCGGTAAGGATTCAACGCGGGCTATCCATTGGGCTTTAGACGCGGGCTTAAACGTTAAGTACTTAGTTACCATGATCCCGGAGAGGATCGATTCCTGGATGTTCCACGCATCGACGTTAAACGTAACCGATTTAGCAGCTGAAGCACTTGGAATACCGCTTGTAAAGGGGAAGACTAAGGGGGTGAAGGAGGAGGAGGTTGAGGATTTAAAAAACGTATTGGCTAAGCTCGACGTTGACGGCGTAATTAGCGGCTCCGTAGCTAGCGTCTACCAGAAAAGTAGGCTTGAACGCATATGTAGAGAACTCGGTTTAAGGTTGTTAACGCCCCTCTGGGGGTATGACCAGGAGAAATTAGTTGAAGAGGTATTAAGGCTAGGGTACGACGTATTGATAGTGGCGGTCTCAGCTTTAGGTTTAGATGGACGATGGCTGGGTAGGAGGCTGGATCAGCAAGCCTTTACTGAGCTGAAAAAGCTTCATGAGAAATACGGGGTGAGTTTAACGTTTGAAGGAGGGGAAGGAGAAACATTGGTCTTAGACTGCCCAATATATAGGAAACGGTTAGAAATCTTAGAGTATGATACGGTTTGGGATGGGAGGGCGGGCTACTTAATAGTAAGAAAAGCTAGATTGGTGGCGAAAGGAAGCCTATATTGGCGTGAAACGGGAGGAAAAGTTATGGAAGGTCTTAGTTAA